In Kytococcus sedentarius DSM 20547, the sequence TGACCCGAGGCGGGCCCGCACCCCCGGGCGGTCGTCGGTGTCCGGCTGCCGACGTGGCTGGCGCGGCGCCATGGTCGTGGGGTCGAAGTCCTCGCCGCCCACCGGGTTCGTCGCCGGGTCCAGGGCCTCCGCGAGGCGCGCCCGGGCCGCATCGCGGTCCGCCGGGCTGCCGTGCGACTCCAGCGTCCAGTCCCGCACCCACTGCTCCTGCTCGGGGGACATCGGGTCCAGGTGGCGGGCCAGGGACTCCTCCACCTCGGGGCGCAGGCGCGCGGGCAGGGGGTCCAGCGCCGGCGTGAAGGAGGCCTCCAGCGGCGTGGCGTCGTTCCCCCTGGTCAGGTCGTGCAGGGCCGCCATCACCCGCGACTCGTGGTCGGCGGTGGACGATGCGGCGTACCGGGCGGCCGCCCACGCGAGCGCCACCTCCACCTTGATCGGCCGCCGTCGCAGGTTGCGGGCGATCTCCTCCTGCTGGAGGAAGCGGTCCAGCTCGGCACCCGGGGGCCACTCGTCGGTCACCCCGAGCGTCGACAGCGTCTTGCGCCCGCACTTCCAGCACCGCATGCAGGGCCTGCCGGGCTCGCCCCGCTGGCAGGAGGCGGCCGGCGGACCGTACGCGGACCGGGCGGCGATGACGGCCGTCCCCACCTCGCTGACACCGGCCACCACGTTGGCCACCGGCAACCCGACTGCCTGGAAGACCGGGCCGAACTCGGCCACGAAGGGGCTCTGCTCATAGGGGCGGTAGGCCGTGGCACCGAGCATGGTGGCCGAGGTCAGCACCGTTCCCCAGGACAGGGCCGAGGTGCCGTCGTGCCCCGCCCACAGCAGTGCAGGGGCCGCGTTCTGCAGGTCGTGGGGGAAGCCCATGGGGTCGCGCAGGAACTCCACGTCGGTGCGCACCACCCGGGTGGCGATGCCCTGGTCGGCGATGAAGGCGACGGCCGCGAGCGCCGCCGCCGGGTCGATCTTCCCGCCCAGCGGCTGGTCGTCGAAGCGGTGTCGCTGTTGGTAGTAGGCGTGGGCCGTGGCGCCGAGCACCTCCAGCGCGGCCGTGCAGTCCACCCCTCCGCTGTAGGCCAGGGCGACCGGGCCGCCCTGCGGGCAGGGCCGGGGCTCCACCGCGGGGTCCACCGGGCCCACCTCGATACCCAAGCCATACTGCGCGGCCGCAGCGAACACCTGCGAGACCGGCCGGTCCATCTCCAGCCGCCCGTCCTGCCACGGGTGCACGCAGAGCAGGGCCACCAGCGCCACCAGGTCGGGGTGCACCGCATCGGTCGGCACGGGGTCGAAGGTGACCGACCGCGCCACCATGTGGGGAAAGGATCCCCGCGGCTCACGCCCCCGCGGGGTCAGCCGCAGGACCAGTCGGGCACCCTCGTGGGTCGTCCTGACGCGCATGCAGCCTCCTGAGGGTCCTGTCCCCGTGAGGCTACTGTGCTCAGCCCTCGCGGGCGGCCCACCACCGCCGCAGCTCCTCGGCGGCGGCCTCGGGCCCCACCGGGCCGGCATCGAGCCGGAACTGCAGCAGGTGGTCGTAGGCCTCGCCCAGCACCGGGCCGGGCGGGATGCCCAACACCTCGGAGATCTGGTGCCCGTTGAGGTCCGGTCGCACCGCAGCCAGCTCCTCCTCGGCCTGGATGCGGTCGATCCGCTCCTCCAGCGCGTCGTAGGTCTGCGCCAGCCGCCGTGCCTTGCGCTGGTTGCGCGTGGTGCAGTCCGCCCGGGTCAGCAGGTGCAGGCGCGAGAGCAACGGCCCGGCATCGGTGACGTACCGGCGCACCGCGGAATCGGTCCACTCCCCGTCGCCGTACCCGTGGAAACGCAGGTGCAGCTCGATCAGCCGCACCACGTCGCGAATCGTGTCCTTGTCGTAGCGCAGCGCACGCAGCCGCTTGCGAGCGAGCTTGGCCCCCACGATCTCGTGGTGGTGGAAACTCACCCGTCCGCCGGGCAGGAAACGGCGGGTCGCCGGCTTGCCGATGTCGTGCAGCAGCGCTGCCAGGCGCAGCACGAGGTCCCCGTGCGGCACCTCCTCGGCGGCGCCCTCGCGCGGCCCCTCCAGGTCCATCGCCTGCTCCAGCACGATGAGGGAGTGCTCGTAGACGTCCTTGTGACGGTGGTGCTCGTCGCGCTCCAGCTGGAGCGCGGGCAGCTCGGGGACGACCTGCTCAGCCAGCCCGGTGTGCACGAACACCTCAAGCCCGGCCCGTGGGTGGTCCGAGAGGATCAGCTTGGTGAACTCGTCACGGATCCGCTCGGCGGAGATGATCTCCAGCGAGGGCGCCATGTCCTTCATCGCGTCCATCACCCGCTCGGAGGGCACCAGGCCGAGCTGGGCGGCGAAGCGGCAGGCCCGCATCATGCGCAGCGGGTCGTCGGCGAAGGACTCCTCAGGCGCCGTCGGGGTGTCCAGCTCCCCCGCCTGCAGCGCCGCCAGGCCGCCGTGCGGGTCCACGAACCCCAGGTCCGGCAGGCGCAGCGCCATCGCGTTGACGGTGAAGTCCCGGCGCACCAGGTCGTCGGCCAGGTCGTGGCCGAAGCACACCTCCGGCTTGCGGCTGGCCCGGTCGTAGATGTCCGAGCGGTAGGTGGTGACCTCGAGGGTCGTCTCCCCCTTGCGCGCGCCGATGGTGCCGAACGCTCGCCCCAGGTCCCAGGTGGCGTCCGCCCAGCCCGCGAGCACCTTCTCGATGTCGTCCGGGCGCGCGTCGGTGGTCAGGTCCAGGTCCGGTGAGGTGCGGCCCAGGAAGGCATCGCGCACCGGCCCCCCGACCAGCGCGAGCTCGTACCCGGCGGCGGCGAACCGCTCGCCGACCTCGGTCAGCAGCGGCATCACGGGCGCCAGGTGGCGGACGGCTCGCTGCAGCAGGGTCTGGGTGGGGGTCTCGCTCACGGTGGGACCACGCCTCCTGGGTCGGGACTGGGCAGCACCGGAGTCTACGTGGGCCCGCAGCAGCCCGCGGAGGACTCGGGGTGAGCCCCCGGGGGGCGACGTTCGTGCAGGTCAGGTCGCTATCATGTGTCGATGACGCTCTCGATGCACCGCGCGGTCCAGTCGCCTCGGCGACTGCCGTCGATGCGCGAGACCTCGGCGGGGGGCGTGGTCGTCACCGTGGAGCCCGGACGGGCCCGACTGGCCCTCATCGCCCGCTTCAACCGGGCCCACCGGCTCGAGTGGTGCCTGCCCAAGGGCCACGTGGAGGCCGGGGAGACCCTGGTGCAGACCGCAGTGCGCGAGGTGGCCGAGGAGACCGGCATCCGCAGCCGCCCCGTGCTCACCCTGGGGACGATCGACTACTGGTTCTCCACCCCGGAGCGACGCATCCACAAGCGCGTGCACCACTACCTGCTCGAGGCCGTCGGGGGACGGCTGACGGTGGAGGAGGACCCTGACCACGAGGCGGTGGACGTCCAGTGGTTCGACCTCGACACCGCCCACCGCACCCTGACCTTCCCCAACGAGCGGCGGATCGCCCAGATGGCCTGGCGCCGGTTGTGCGGCGCCTGATCCGGCGGCCCGCCCGGTGGGGACTCACCGGGGCGGCCCTCGCTGCTGCCGCCTGCCTGTCGCCGGCCCCCGCACACGCTGCCGACGAGACCCCCGCGGTCGACCTGCGCCTCGACGAGGTGGCCCCCGGCTGGGTGACCGGGGGCGATGAGGTGCGCCTGACCGCATCGGTCCACGGCACCGACCTGGACGCGACGGACCTGCGCGTCACCCTCTCGACCGCCTCCCCCCTGACCTCGCGGCAGGAGGTCTCCACCTGGCTCGACGGCGGTGACCACCCCGGGCGCGACCGCCTCGCGGTGGAGGAGCTGGAGTCCCCGGCCGCCGGCAAGCAGCAGGAGCTCGCCCTCACCCTCCAGGCCCCTGCCACCCAGCAGCCGGTCGGTCTGCCGGTGGTGGTGACGGTCTCCGGCGAGGTTGACGGCGAGCGCCGGGTGATCGACCTGCAGCGCACCGTCGTGCCCGTGCTGCCCGAGGGTGGGGCCGTCGAGCCCACCACCCGCCTGGGCTGGGTGCTGCCCACGACCGTCCCGCTCGACGCCGGGCTGTTCACCGCCTCCTCCGAGGACCGTGAGGCCGCCTGGTCCGATGCGGTGAGCGCCAGCCCGTCGGTGGCCGCCGCCACCCGCCTGGGAGACCGGGTGACCCCCCTGGTCGACCCCGCCCTGGTGCCCCACCTGGGCGACGACCAGGCCGAGGCGGTGCTCACCGCATCGGCCGGTGGGGCCTGGCACCGCCCCCGCCACGGGCTGCGTCCGCTCGCCCTGCGCGCCGGCGAGGACGCGCTGTGGGAGCGGGCCACGGCCTCCGGTGACGGGGTGAACGGCCCGCTGGTGTTGGACCTCAGCTCGAGCACCGGCCGGCTCGGGTCCGACGACCCCCTCCTGCGGGAGCTCGTCGCGACCACGGGGCCAGACACCGCCGTGCTCGCCCCCGCCGGCTTCCGGGACGAGTCCACCGACAGCGGCCCCGGCGCCGCGCAGGACCCGGGCAACTGGTGGGAGGACCGGCGCGTGGGCTGGGTCGACCAGGCCATGTCCCACCACCTGACCACCCAGGCCGGGGACGCCGCCGACGACCAGGGGGGCACCGCCGTGCCCACCCAGGCGGTCCTGGGGCTGAGCCTGTTCACCGGCACCGAGGGCGAGCTGCACGACCTGGTGCTCCTGCCCGACCCGGGCAGCGTGGACGCCGAGGCCCTCTCCCGCGCCGTGGACGCGGCCGAGTCCGCCCCGTGGGCCCTGTCGATGCCGGCCTCCGAGCTGCTGGCCTGCACCGCCGACGGCTGCCCCGCGCCGCCGCGGGAGGGGACCGCCCAGTGGCCCGCCATCGAGCCCGACGAGGAGTTCGCCGAGCGTCCGGGCGACTTCGACCGCCTGAGCGGGGACGCCGCCGCCCTGGCCACCGTGACCACCGGCTCCCGCCGCGACCTGCTGCTGGAGGGTCCGGTGGCTCTCCTCTCGGACCAGTGGGAGGACGACCGGGCCCGCACCGAGGCCCTGACCGAGCTCCGCCGGGGCATCGCCGAGCTGCTGGGCGCGCTCGACGTGGAGGAGAGCACGGTCAACCTGCTGGCCGACTCGGCCGAGCTGCGTGCCACGGTGGCCAACGGCAGCCCCACCACCTTCGAGAACCTCCGTGTGCAGGTCAGCCCCGGCAACTACCGCGTGACCGTCGACCAGCCGGAGGGCGCACTGGGGCTGGGCCCCAGCGGCCGTGCCAGCACCGCCTTCACGGCCGAGGCGCACGCCGCCGGCAAGGTGCCGTTGCGCATCACCGTGACCACCCCGGACGGGCAACGGGTCCTGGCCCGCGGGGAGGTGGTGGTGAACGCCCGCCCGTCGGACGGGTGGTGGTACGCCGGCATCGGTATCGTGACCGCGCTGTTCATCGGCTTCGGTGCCTGGCGCACGGTGCGCCAGGTGAGGGCCGGTGCGTCCCCGCCCTCGTCCGAAGCCGGAGCCCCCCGTTGAGCCAGTCCTCCGTGGGCCGCAACGCCGCCATCATGGCGGCGGGCACCCTCACCTCCCGCGTGCTCGGTCTGGTGCGCGTCGCCCTGCTGACCGCCGCCCTGGGTGCCGCCACCAACGTCGGCAACGCGTTCGACACGGCCAACCAGCTGCCCAACGTGTTGTTCATCATCATCGCCGGCGGCGTGCTCAACGCGGTGCTCGTGCCGCAGCTGACCAAGGCGATGCGGCACGCCGACGGCGGGCAGGACTTCACCGACCGGCTGCTGACCCTCGCCCTGGTGATCATGGCCGGCCTGACGGTGGTGGCCATCATCGGCGCCCCCCTGCTGGTGGCCCTGTACGGCTCGGGCTACACCCCGGAGACCGCGCGGCTCTCGGTCTTCTTCACCATGCTCTGCCTGCCGCAGATCTTCTTCTACGGGCTGTACACGCTGCTGGGGCAGGTCCTCACCAGCCGGGAGTCGTTCGCCCCGTACATGTGGACCCCGGTGCTGGCCAACGTGGTGCAGATCGCCGGCATCGTGGCCTACCTGTTCGTATACCCCCACGAGCCGCGGGTGGCGGACGTCACCTGGTCCATGATCCTGCTGCTGGGCGGCAGCGCGACCCTCGGCATCGTCATCCAGGCGCTCGCGCTGGTGCCCTTCCTGCGGAAGGTGGGCTTCACCTACCGGCCCCGATGGGGTTTCCGCGGGGTGGGGTTGCGCAGCGCCTCCACGGTGGCGATGTGGTCGCTGGCCACCATCGTCGTCGCCCAGCTGGGCATCATGGCCAACAAGACGGTGCTCTCCCACGCCCCGCACGGCGTGGCCGGCCAGGCGGCCTACAGCAGCGCGTTCCTGATCTTCATGCTGCCGCACAGCCTGGTGACCGTCAGCCTGCTCACGGCCATGTACCCGGCGATGTCACGCCGCATCCACGACCGCGACATGGCGGCCATCGGGCAGGACCTGCGCCGGGGGCTGCGCAGCACGACCGCGGCGGTCATGCCCCTGGCCGCGCTGCTGATGGTGGTGGGCCCCGTGGTGGCGGCGCTGATGTTCCCCTCGCAGACGCCCAACACGGTGCGCGCCATCGGGCTGGCCGTGGCGGTGCTCGCGGTGGGGCTGGTGCCCTACGCGGCGATCGCCCTGTTCCAGCGGGCCTACTACGCGTTCGAGGAGGGCTACAAGCCCTTCATCATCCAGATCCTGTCCACGGTCCTCATCGGGGCGATGGCGTGGTGGGCCCTGGGCCTCCCGGCGGAACGGGTGCTGATCGGCATCGCCCTGGCCCAGACGCTCTCGCAGTTCGGTGGGGCGGCGTTCTCCACGCTGCTGATCCGCCGCCGCGTGCCCGAGGCGGGGCTCGGCCGGCTGGTGGGCTTCTACACGCGCCTCTCGGTGGCCAGCCTCACCGCGGCAGCGGCCGCCTGGGCCTCGATGCAGTGGCTCGCCCGGCGGACCGGGGCCGAGGCCCTGGAGTTCTCGACCGCCCTGGGCAACCAGTGCGGCGGCCAGGGAGAGGTCGCCTGCCGCGAGCTCCCGCGGGTGGCCGACCAGTGGCTGGCCGTGGCCTTCACCGGCGTACAGACCGGTTTCGTCTTCGTGGGTGTCTTCGCGCTGCTGGCGGCCCTGCTGAACATCCACGAAGTGACCGGGGTCGTCCAGCAGGTGCTGCGGCGGGTAAAGCGGGCCTGACCGGCGCGGTTCCGCATCGTCCACCGCGCGGGGCCTCCTAGACTCGGGGGGCGCACCGCGCTCGCCGAGCGCACCCGACGGAGAGGACATCGTGCTCCCACTGCAGACCGGCACCATCATCAACGGCCGGTACCGCCTGCTGGGGCGGGTGGCCGAGGTCGCGGACGCCGAACGGTGGATCGGTGAGGACACCACCCTGCGGCGTGAGGTCGACCTGTGGATCACCGCATCGGACCACCCCCACGCCGCCGCCGCACAGGATGCTGCCCGCCGCGCCGCGCTGGTGGAGGACGCCCGGCTGCCCCGCGTACTGGACATCGGGGTGGAGGACGGCCTGCAGTGGCTCATCACGCAGCACGACCCCCGGGCCCGCACCCTGCTCGAGCTGGTGGAGGCCGCGCCCCTGCCACCG encodes:
- a CDS encoding NUDIX hydrolase — translated: MTLSMHRAVQSPRRLPSMRETSAGGVVVTVEPGRARLALIARFNRAHRLEWCLPKGHVEAGETLVQTAVREVAEETGIRSRPVLTLGTIDYWFSTPERRIHKRVHHYLLEAVGGRLTVEEDPDHEAVDVQWFDLDTAHRTLTFPNERRIAQMAWRRLCGA
- a CDS encoding DUF6395 domain-containing protein is translated as MRVRTTHEGARLVLRLTPRGREPRGSFPHMVARSVTFDPVPTDAVHPDLVALVALLCVHPWQDGRLEMDRPVSQVFAAAAQYGLGIEVGPVDPAVEPRPCPQGGPVALAYSGGVDCTAALEVLGATAHAYYQQRHRFDDQPLGGKIDPAAALAAVAFIADQGIATRVVRTDVEFLRDPMGFPHDLQNAAPALLWAGHDGTSALSWGTVLTSATMLGATAYRPYEQSPFVAEFGPVFQAVGLPVANVVAGVSEVGTAVIAARSAYGPPAASCQRGEPGRPCMRCWKCGRKTLSTLGVTDEWPPGAELDRFLQQEEIARNLRRRPIKVEVALAWAAARYAASSTADHESRVMAALHDLTRGNDATPLEASFTPALDPLPARLRPEVEESLARHLDPMSPEQEQWVRDWTLESHGSPADRDAARARLAEALDPATNPVGGEDFDPTTMAPRQPRRQPDTDDRPGVRARLGSRVAARWPFSRSGR
- a CDS encoding CCA tRNA nucleotidyltransferase, with protein sequence MSETPTQTLLQRAVRHLAPVMPLLTEVGERFAAAGYELALVGGPVRDAFLGRTSPDLDLTTDARPDDIEKVLAGWADATWDLGRAFGTIGARKGETTLEVTTYRSDIYDRASRKPEVCFGHDLADDLVRRDFTVNAMALRLPDLGFVDPHGGLAALQAGELDTPTAPEESFADDPLRMMRACRFAAQLGLVPSERVMDAMKDMAPSLEIISAERIRDEFTKLILSDHPRAGLEVFVHTGLAEQVVPELPALQLERDEHHRHKDVYEHSLIVLEQAMDLEGPREGAAEEVPHGDLVLRLAALLHDIGKPATRRFLPGGRVSFHHHEIVGAKLARKRLRALRYDKDTIRDVVRLIELHLRFHGYGDGEWTDSAVRRYVTDAGPLLSRLHLLTRADCTTRNQRKARRLAQTYDALEERIDRIQAEEELAAVRPDLNGHQISEVLGIPPGPVLGEAYDHLLQFRLDAGPVGPEAAAEELRRWWAAREG
- the murJ gene encoding murein biosynthesis integral membrane protein MurJ yields the protein MSQSSVGRNAAIMAAGTLTSRVLGLVRVALLTAALGAATNVGNAFDTANQLPNVLFIIIAGGVLNAVLVPQLTKAMRHADGGQDFTDRLLTLALVIMAGLTVVAIIGAPLLVALYGSGYTPETARLSVFFTMLCLPQIFFYGLYTLLGQVLTSRESFAPYMWTPVLANVVQIAGIVAYLFVYPHEPRVADVTWSMILLLGGSATLGIVIQALALVPFLRKVGFTYRPRWGFRGVGLRSASTVAMWSLATIVVAQLGIMANKTVLSHAPHGVAGQAAYSSAFLIFMLPHSLVTVSLLTAMYPAMSRRIHDRDMAAIGQDLRRGLRSTTAAVMPLAALLMVVGPVVAALMFPSQTPNTVRAIGLAVAVLAVGLVPYAAIALFQRAYYAFEEGYKPFIIQILSTVLIGAMAWWALGLPAERVLIGIALAQTLSQFGGAAFSTLLIRRRVPEAGLGRLVGFYTRLSVASLTAAAAAWASMQWLARRTGAEALEFSTALGNQCGGQGEVACRELPRVADQWLAVAFTGVQTGFVFVGVFALLAALLNIHEVTGVVQQVLRRVKRA